In Actinomadura citrea, a single window of DNA contains:
- a CDS encoding DUF3068 domain-containing protein, whose translation MLEVGPDGSARPPPAVRATAAPEVFMRRPVGLVLIGLGAFFLTLAPLVRFYVADQVVVAPLNRYQVTSLESKGSTYFDEADLKLKTGVTLLAKNTVRGDVRANEGNDDIAVWDSTTNIYNQEKPDKPVQIQGYRIAFDRRTGVLTNCCGANVDGDNGVRMSGYGLLFPLANVQKKDYPFYDMTTRQTAPMQFNAVEKVHGLTTYRFTQTIPLTKTAALDAKLPAKMLGLPEDAGAQKVDRYTEAYNTVWVDPRTGIPVKHRENIRSTVRTSDGRGSMIVAQADLITVDKDQRGLVDMANSTALQIDMVRSYIPATGVLLGLIMLFVGGYLGMGRREAPPLEAPRRPDGKFGDMTPPGPPRPSGPPGPSKPSGAPTESAAPVVPSAGGQESRRPAPRSQRQQRKAAGPAKRR comes from the coding sequence ATGCTGGAGGTGGGGCCCGACGGCTCGGCGAGGCCCCCGCCCGCCGTGCGAGCGACGGCAGCCCCGGAGGTGTTCATGCGGCGACCGGTCGGCCTGGTCCTGATCGGCCTTGGCGCGTTCTTCCTCACGCTCGCGCCCCTCGTCCGCTTCTACGTGGCCGACCAGGTGGTCGTCGCGCCCCTGAATCGCTACCAGGTGACGAGCCTGGAGTCGAAGGGCTCCACGTACTTCGACGAGGCCGACCTCAAGCTCAAGACCGGCGTCACCCTGCTGGCCAAGAACACCGTCCGCGGGGACGTCCGCGCCAACGAGGGCAACGACGACATCGCCGTCTGGGACTCCACCACCAACATCTACAACCAGGAGAAGCCGGACAAGCCCGTCCAGATTCAGGGCTACCGCATCGCCTTCGACCGCCGGACGGGCGTCCTGACCAACTGCTGCGGGGCCAACGTCGACGGAGACAACGGCGTCCGGATGTCCGGATACGGGCTGCTGTTCCCCCTCGCGAACGTCCAGAAGAAGGACTACCCCTTCTACGACATGACGACCCGGCAGACGGCGCCGATGCAGTTCAACGCCGTCGAGAAGGTCCACGGGCTGACGACGTACCGGTTCACCCAGACGATCCCGCTGACCAAGACGGCCGCGCTGGACGCCAAGCTGCCCGCGAAGATGCTCGGCCTGCCCGAGGACGCGGGCGCCCAGAAGGTCGACCGGTACACCGAGGCCTACAACACCGTCTGGGTCGACCCGCGCACGGGCATTCCGGTCAAGCACCGCGAGAACATCCGCAGCACCGTCCGCACGTCCGACGGCAGGGGCTCGATGATCGTCGCGCAGGCCGACCTCATCACCGTCGACAAGGACCAGAGGGGCCTGGTCGACATGGCGAACAGCACCGCCCTGCAGATCGACATGGTGCGCAGCTACATCCCCGCCACCGGCGTCCTGCTCGGCCTGATCATGCTGTTCGTCGGCGGCTACCTCGGCATGGGCCGCCGCGAGGCCCCGCCCCTGGAGGCCCCGCGCCGCCCCGACGGCAAGTTCGGCGACATGACCCCGCCCGGCCCGCCCAGGCCGTCCGGTCCGCCCGGACCGTCCAAGCCGTCCGGCGCGCCCACCGAATCCGCGGCGCCCGTCGTGCCCTCCGCCGGAGGGCAGGAGTCCCGCCGTCCGGCGCCCCGCAGCCAGCGCCAGCAGCGCAAGGCCGCGGGCCCCGCGAAACGCCGCTGA
- a CDS encoding class I SAM-dependent methyltransferase: MAAAPPRRDGARPEHGHRATLARSVRLLSAFRREQSEPEYFYDLMARDTVAQLGGYADLAGATVVDVGTGSGFFARALTAAGARCTGIDHDLSELTAHAVDVPNTLVGSALALPFRTGSVDVCFSSNVLEHVPAPWRMADEMVRVTRPGGTVFLSFTNWLSPWGGHETSPWHYLGGDRAARRYERRNGFPPKNRFGLGLHPVSVASALRWARGNDQVTVLDALPRYHPRWAEAVVRVPGLREVATWNLVLVLRKHGVLGGHGP, encoded by the coding sequence ATGGCGGCGGCGCCCCCCAGGCGGGACGGAGCGCGTCCCGAGCACGGGCACCGGGCCACGCTGGCGCGTTCGGTCCGGCTGCTGAGCGCCTTCCGGCGCGAGCAGAGCGAACCGGAGTACTTCTACGACCTGATGGCGCGCGACACCGTCGCCCAGCTCGGCGGGTACGCCGACCTGGCGGGGGCGACCGTCGTCGACGTGGGGACGGGCTCCGGGTTCTTCGCCCGCGCGCTGACGGCGGCGGGAGCACGCTGCACGGGCATCGACCACGACCTCTCCGAACTGACCGCGCACGCCGTCGACGTGCCCAACACGCTCGTGGGGAGCGCGCTGGCCCTCCCGTTCCGGACGGGGTCGGTCGACGTGTGCTTCTCGTCGAACGTCCTGGAGCACGTCCCCGCGCCCTGGCGCATGGCCGACGAGATGGTCCGGGTCACCAGGCCCGGCGGGACGGTCTTCCTGTCGTTCACCAACTGGCTGTCCCCTTGGGGCGGCCACGAGACGTCCCCCTGGCACTACCTCGGCGGCGACCGGGCCGCGCGGCGGTACGAGCGCCGGAACGGGTTCCCGCCGAAGAACCGGTTCGGGCTGGGCCTGCATCCGGTGTCGGTGGCGTCGGCGCTCAGGTGGGCCCGCGGGAACGACCAGGTGACCGTCCTGGACGCGCTGCCCCGCTACCACCCGCGCTGGGCGGAGGCCGTCGTACGCGTCCCGGGCCTGCGCGAGGTCGCCACCTGGAACCTCGTCCTGGTGCTCAGGAAGCACGGCGTGCTCGGGGGGCACGGCCCGTGA
- a CDS encoding acyltransferase family protein, with protein sequence MRPAAQAARPAAPPISGHQDTLDGLRAVAALVVLVFHVASAAGSITNPNGARWLFNGGQVGVPIFFALSGLLLYRPWAAAVLDGRPAPRAGEYLRRRVFRILPAYWAVVAVFMVTAGRDHIGDPLTWASLLTLTQTYLPDPWWNGDLGPAQLGQMWSLVVEAGWYVLLPFTAAALSWYARRTRSHDAGVRARRLLVGIGVYAALSLPWTALMFVPERHTGMGVWLPRYLAWFAIGMALAVVTVWARLDERRPVAAVCRAVSDSWAACWVAAAMLYVVAATPAAGPLSLQTPDAFWTSLLHVVVFGLCAAALVAPVALAPADHQALGAILGNPVMRFLGRISYGVFLWQLLIIVAWYDATGRGFRGNVVTDLPLMAAATIAAGALTHYLVEWPVQRLTRRRAPSRPADPDRAPSS encoded by the coding sequence GTGAGACCCGCCGCGCAGGCGGCCCGGCCTGCGGCGCCGCCCATATCGGGGCACCAGGACACCCTGGACGGCCTCCGGGCCGTGGCGGCTCTCGTCGTCCTGGTCTTCCACGTCGCGAGCGCGGCCGGTTCGATCACCAACCCGAACGGCGCCCGGTGGCTGTTCAACGGCGGCCAGGTCGGCGTGCCCATCTTCTTCGCGCTCTCGGGGCTGCTGCTCTACCGCCCGTGGGCGGCGGCCGTCCTGGACGGGCGGCCCGCCCCGCGGGCGGGCGAGTACCTGCGCAGGCGCGTGTTCCGCATCCTGCCCGCGTACTGGGCCGTGGTCGCGGTCTTCATGGTCACCGCCGGGCGCGACCACATCGGCGACCCGCTGACCTGGGCTTCGCTGCTCACCCTGACGCAGACCTACCTGCCCGACCCGTGGTGGAACGGCGACCTCGGGCCCGCGCAGCTCGGGCAGATGTGGAGCCTCGTCGTCGAGGCCGGCTGGTACGTCCTGCTCCCGTTCACCGCGGCCGCCCTCTCCTGGTACGCGCGCCGGACGCGCAGCCACGACGCCGGCGTCCGCGCCCGGCGGCTCCTCGTCGGGATCGGCGTGTACGCGGCGCTGTCGTTGCCGTGGACCGCCCTCATGTTCGTCCCGGAGCGGCACACCGGGATGGGGGTCTGGCTGCCGCGGTACCTCGCCTGGTTCGCGATCGGGATGGCGCTCGCGGTGGTGACGGTGTGGGCGCGGCTGGACGAGCGCCGTCCCGTGGCCGCGGTGTGCCGCGCCGTGTCGGACTCGTGGGCGGCGTGCTGGGTCGCGGCGGCGATGCTGTACGTGGTGGCGGCGACGCCCGCCGCCGGGCCGCTCAGCCTCCAGACGCCGGACGCCTTCTGGACGTCCCTGCTGCACGTGGTCGTGTTCGGGCTGTGCGCCGCGGCGCTCGTGGCGCCGGTGGCGCTGGCTCCGGCGGACCACCAGGCGCTCGGCGCGATCCTGGGGAACCCGGTGATGCGGTTCCTCGGCAGGATCTCCTACGGCGTGTTCCTCTGGCAGCTCCTGATCATCGTCGCCTGGTACGACGCGACCGGCCGCGGTTTCCGGGGGAACGTCGTGACGGATCTGCCGCTGATGGCTGCGGCGACCATCGCAGCGGGGGCCCTGACCCACTATCTGGTGGAGTGGCCGGTGCAGCGGCTGACCCGGCGCCGGGCCCCGTCCCGCCCGGCGGACCCTGACCGGGCGCCGTCCAGCTGA
- a CDS encoding glycosyltransferase family 4 protein, with product MSENLRLAVVNWRDPWHPSAGGAERYAWELARRFAGGGARVHYVTSRAPGQKRRERVEDVEFVRLGGRFTVYPLVLLWMLGFRLGRRRFDAVVDCQNGIPFFTPWVVPRRVPVFCVIHHVHDAQFGLYFPGWLAWVGQVLEGPVSRWTYRRHAVVVVSPSTERAVRERLGWTGPTHVVPNGTVVAEPDGAVSEPAGDPDLVCVTRLVPHKRLSLLLDLAGALRETHPGLRLHIVGDGPEAGALTAGIRARGLEKVVIAHGYVPENVKAALVARADLHLSTSQGEGWGLSVIEAAALGVPTVAHDVDGLRDAVRDGATGWLVREGDDQADVVRRALKDLGDRTERDRVATECQRWAAEFDWARTTARMRGLITSAVRADPAGAQGDRRYGDGHPG from the coding sequence ATGAGCGAGAACCTGCGGCTGGCGGTCGTCAACTGGCGGGATCCATGGCATCCCTCTGCGGGCGGCGCCGAACGCTACGCCTGGGAACTGGCGCGCCGGTTCGCCGGTGGAGGAGCCCGCGTCCATTACGTGACGAGCAGGGCGCCGGGCCAGAAACGCCGGGAGCGGGTCGAGGACGTGGAGTTCGTGCGTCTCGGCGGCCGTTTCACCGTCTACCCGCTCGTCCTGTTGTGGATGCTGGGTTTCCGCCTCGGGCGGCGGCGCTTCGACGCGGTCGTCGACTGCCAGAACGGCATCCCTTTCTTCACGCCTTGGGTCGTGCCGCGCCGCGTCCCGGTGTTCTGCGTCATCCACCATGTGCACGACGCTCAGTTCGGCCTGTACTTCCCCGGATGGCTCGCATGGGTCGGCCAAGTCCTGGAGGGGCCGGTGAGCCGCTGGACGTACCGGCGCCATGCGGTCGTGGTCGTCTCGCCGTCCACGGAGCGCGCCGTGAGGGAGCGACTGGGCTGGACTGGGCCGACCCACGTCGTCCCCAACGGAACGGTGGTCGCCGAACCCGACGGCGCGGTCTCGGAGCCGGCCGGGGACCCCGATCTGGTCTGCGTGACCCGGCTCGTCCCGCACAAGCGACTTTCTCTGCTCCTCGATCTCGCGGGGGCCCTTCGCGAGACGCATCCCGGACTGAGGCTCCACATCGTCGGGGACGGCCCCGAGGCGGGCGCTCTCACGGCCGGGATCAGAGCCCGCGGCTTGGAGAAGGTCGTCATCGCGCACGGCTACGTCCCCGAGAACGTGAAGGCGGCCCTGGTCGCCCGTGCCGATCTGCACCTCAGCACATCCCAGGGCGAGGGCTGGGGCCTCAGCGTCATCGAGGCCGCGGCGCTCGGCGTCCCGACCGTCGCGCACGACGTCGACGGCCTGCGCGACGCCGTCCGCGACGGGGCCACCGGATGGCTCGTCCGCGAGGGCGACGACCAGGCCGACGTCGTCCGGCGCGCCCTCAAGGACCTGGGCGATCGCACGGAACGCGACCGTGTCGCCACGGAATGTCAGAGGTGGGCGGCAGAGTTCGACTGGGCGCGCACCACCGCCCGGATGCGGGGCCTCATCACCTCCGCCGTCCGGGCCGATCCGGCCGGCGCGCAGGGCGACCGAAGGTACGGTGACGGACACCCTGGCTGA
- a CDS encoding glycosyltransferase — translation MGIRRDRPALLEIVVPAFNEADRLPAGLDLLCDKLAGLAARAEVIVVDNASTDGTAGIVESWDGPVPVRLVRCERRGKGAAVRAGLLATRAPYVGFMDADMATDLAALDEAIVLLREGRPVVVGSRRHGRSVVQGYALPVRRLGAIIFNRIVRDLVGGIPDTQCGFKFFYGPLGRAAAADLRTSGFSFDVELLAHCVRRGASVTDIPVIWRDRPGSTFSVRRHSLRCLLDLARIRARAGVRLPVIPVRPNIPVVPLRAVFGEPGPVQVALSEPIALSNAVALAENVPTSRAKTG, via the coding sequence ATGGGGATCAGGCGTGACCGGCCCGCACTTCTGGAGATCGTCGTTCCCGCCTTCAACGAGGCCGACCGGCTTCCGGCGGGACTGGATCTGCTGTGCGACAAGCTCGCGGGCCTTGCGGCGCGGGCCGAGGTCATCGTCGTCGACAACGCCAGCACCGACGGGACGGCCGGCATCGTCGAGTCCTGGGACGGGCCGGTCCCCGTCCGGCTGGTGCGCTGCGAGCGCCGGGGAAAGGGAGCGGCGGTCCGCGCCGGACTGCTCGCGACACGGGCCCCTTACGTGGGCTTCATGGACGCCGATATGGCAACAGACCTCGCCGCGCTGGACGAAGCCATCGTCCTGCTGCGCGAGGGCCGCCCGGTCGTGGTCGGGTCAAGGCGCCACGGTCGGTCGGTCGTCCAGGGGTACGCGCTGCCCGTCAGGCGCCTCGGCGCCATCATCTTCAACCGGATCGTCCGCGACCTCGTGGGCGGCATCCCCGACACCCAGTGCGGGTTCAAGTTCTTCTACGGCCCGCTGGGACGGGCCGCGGCGGCGGACCTGCGCACGTCGGGCTTCTCGTTCGACGTCGAACTCCTCGCCCACTGCGTGCGGCGCGGAGCGTCCGTGACGGACATCCCGGTGATCTGGCGTGACCGTCCGGGATCGACGTTCTCGGTCCGGCGGCATTCGTTGCGATGCCTGCTCGACCTGGCCCGGATCCGCGCGCGCGCCGGAGTCAGGTTGCCCGTCATTCCGGTGAGGCCGAACATCCCGGTCGTGCCGCTGCGGGCGGTGTTCGGTGAGCCGGGTCCGGTGCAGGTCGCCCTGTCGGAGCCCATCGCCCTGTCGAACGCGGTCGCACTGGCAGAGAACGTTCCCACGTCGCGCGCGAAGACGGGATGA
- a CDS encoding acyl-CoA dehydrogenase has protein sequence MAIGLTEEHEALAASVRGFAERAVTREAVRDADAGFWPALAEQGLLGLHLPEDVGGEGFGILEQAVALEELGRVLAPGPYAPTVLASAILHAAGADVRGLVAGARKAAVGLSGGLATNGSTVSGTVQPVLGAPLADLFVLPAGGRWVVLGRDEVTVEPLESLDITRPVGSVTVEGVSLPDECFVSGVDVHALAAVLLGAEACGVAGRALDDAVAYAKLREQFGRPIGQFQGVKHKCARMLIAVERARAAVWDAARALDEPEDQRAYAVGVTAALAADAAVTCAEGNIQIHGGVGYTYEHDAHLLYRRALTLRALLGRAGTHRAEVAALAVRGVRRPMSIELAEDAAPVREDIRARVAELAAMEPLEQRAAMAEGGWVTPHLPEPWGRDAGPLEQIVIQQELGAAKVRPVPLMIAAWVVPSLVQYGTAAQQGRFLPPTLRGEIIWCQLFSEPGAGSDLAGLRTRAERAEGGWTITGQKIWTSLAREAQWGICVARTDPDRPKHEGITYFLVDMASPGIEVRPLRECTGDAVFNEVFLDGVFVPDDLVVGPVNEGWRVARTTLANERVGLTSSFQLGGDLPKLLDLAAELGLDGDPVVRDGIGRLACDEHAFNLLGLRATLKRLSGTDPGATANVRKLVAMEHGQQATEFGFTLLGEEGALTGGRRDPLRARWTRYLLASRAMTIGGGTTEVNLNVIGERILGLPRDPEPVG, from the coding sequence ATGGCCATCGGGCTGACCGAGGAACACGAGGCGCTGGCGGCGTCGGTGCGCGGCTTCGCCGAGCGGGCCGTCACGCGGGAGGCCGTCCGGGACGCGGACGCGGGCTTCTGGCCCGCGCTCGCCGAACAGGGGCTCCTCGGCCTGCACCTGCCCGAGGACGTGGGCGGCGAGGGCTTCGGGATCCTGGAGCAGGCCGTTGCGCTGGAGGAGCTGGGACGGGTGCTCGCTCCCGGCCCGTATGCGCCGACCGTGCTCGCCTCCGCGATCCTGCACGCGGCCGGGGCGGACGTGCGCGGGCTCGTCGCGGGGGCCCGGAAAGCGGCGGTCGGGCTTTCCGGCGGCCTCGCCACGAACGGCTCCACCGTCTCCGGGACGGTGCAGCCGGTGCTGGGCGCCCCGCTGGCCGACCTCTTCGTCCTCCCGGCCGGTGGCCGGTGGGTCGTCCTGGGGCGGGACGAGGTCACCGTCGAGCCGCTGGAGTCCCTCGACATCACCCGTCCGGTGGGATCGGTCACGGTCGAGGGCGTGTCCCTTCCGGACGAGTGCTTCGTCAGCGGCGTGGACGTGCACGCTCTCGCGGCCGTCCTCCTCGGGGCCGAGGCATGCGGCGTGGCAGGACGTGCCCTGGACGACGCCGTCGCGTACGCGAAGCTGCGCGAGCAGTTCGGCCGTCCGATCGGCCAGTTCCAAGGCGTCAAGCACAAGTGCGCGCGGATGCTCATCGCCGTTGAGCGCGCCAGGGCGGCGGTGTGGGACGCCGCGCGCGCTCTGGACGAGCCAGAAGACCAGCGCGCCTACGCCGTGGGAGTGACGGCCGCTCTGGCGGCGGACGCCGCCGTCACCTGCGCCGAAGGCAACATCCAGATCCATGGGGGCGTCGGTTACACCTACGAGCACGATGCCCACCTTCTCTACCGGCGGGCCCTCACCCTCCGCGCGCTCCTGGGACGGGCCGGCACGCACCGCGCGGAGGTCGCCGCGCTTGCGGTCAGGGGCGTCCGGCGCCCGATGAGCATCGAACTGGCCGAGGACGCGGCACCGGTCCGCGAGGACATCCGCGCCCGCGTCGCCGAGCTGGCCGCGATGGAGCCGCTCGAACAGCGCGCCGCGATGGCCGAGGGCGGCTGGGTGACGCCGCACCTGCCGGAGCCCTGGGGACGGGACGCCGGTCCCCTCGAACAGATCGTGATCCAGCAGGAGCTCGGCGCCGCGAAGGTGCGGCCGGTGCCGCTGATGATCGCGGCATGGGTCGTGCCCTCGCTGGTCCAGTACGGGACTGCCGCGCAGCAGGGGCGGTTCCTGCCGCCGACGCTGCGCGGCGAGATCATCTGGTGTCAGCTGTTCTCCGAGCCGGGCGCGGGCTCCGACCTCGCCGGGCTGCGGACCCGCGCCGAGCGCGCCGAGGGCGGCTGGACGATCACCGGGCAGAAGATCTGGACGTCGCTGGCCCGCGAGGCGCAGTGGGGGATCTGCGTCGCGCGCACCGATCCGGACCGTCCCAAGCACGAGGGGATCACCTACTTCCTCGTCGACATGGCCTCGCCCGGCATCGAGGTCCGCCCGCTGCGCGAGTGCACCGGCGACGCCGTGTTCAACGAGGTCTTCCTCGACGGGGTGTTCGTGCCGGACGACCTCGTCGTCGGCCCGGTCAACGAGGGCTGGCGCGTGGCCCGCACGACGCTGGCGAACGAGCGGGTCGGCCTGACGAGCAGCTTCCAGCTCGGCGGCGACCTGCCCAAGCTGCTCGACCTCGCGGCGGAACTCGGTCTGGACGGGGACCCCGTCGTCCGCGACGGGATCGGGCGCCTCGCCTGCGACGAGCACGCGTTCAACCTGCTCGGGCTGCGCGCCACGCTCAAGCGGCTTTCGGGCACCGACCCGGGGGCGACGGCGAACGTCCGCAAGCTGGTGGCGATGGAGCACGGTCAGCAGGCCACCGAGTTCGGGTTCACGCTGCTCGGCGAGGAGGGCGCCCTGACCGGCGGGCGCCGCGATCCCCTGCGCGCCCGCTGGACCCGCTACCTGCTCGCCTCCCGTGCGATGACGATCGGCGGCGGCACCACCGAGGTCAACCTGAACGTGATCGGCGAGCGGATCCTCGGCCTGCCCCGCGACCCCGAGCCGGTCGGGTAG
- a CDS encoding EI24 domain-containing protein produces MSQPYGPPDRPGAWTGPPQPGPPPSPQPAPRQPSPAQQSGPAQPGPQPRQRPSAFKDFFNGVGYLLRGIGWVARHPAQWLFGLIPALIVLAVYAAALVFLAYRIDDLAGWVTGFADGWSDAARTSVRVVAGIALYGSALFFAIITFTAMTLLVGDPFYESIAVRVEESQGGAPPEPDVPLLVQIGRAVKDALILGAVALVFAIVFFACGFLPVVGQTVVPVVAALVSGYFLAGELTSIALERRGLRRRDRFTRLKAHRPLAVGFGAATFVVFLIPLGAVLAMPGAVAGGTLLARERLADDPSAEAGLTSPG; encoded by the coding sequence GTGAGCCAACCGTACGGACCGCCCGACCGGCCGGGTGCCTGGACCGGCCCGCCGCAGCCGGGCCCGCCGCCCAGTCCCCAGCCGGCCCCCCGGCAGCCCAGCCCCGCGCAGCAGTCGGGCCCCGCGCAGCCGGGCCCGCAGCCGCGGCAGCGGCCGTCCGCGTTCAAGGACTTCTTCAACGGCGTGGGCTACCTGCTGCGCGGCATCGGATGGGTGGCGCGGCACCCGGCCCAGTGGCTCTTCGGGCTGATCCCCGCACTGATCGTCCTGGCGGTGTACGCCGCGGCGCTGGTATTCCTGGCGTACCGGATCGACGACCTGGCCGGATGGGTGACGGGGTTCGCCGACGGCTGGTCGGACGCGGCGCGGACGTCGGTGCGGGTCGTGGCCGGGATCGCGCTGTACGGGTCGGCCCTGTTCTTCGCGATCATCACGTTCACGGCGATGACGCTGCTGGTGGGCGACCCGTTCTACGAGTCCATCGCGGTCCGGGTGGAGGAGTCGCAGGGCGGCGCGCCGCCGGAGCCGGACGTCCCGCTGCTGGTCCAGATCGGGCGGGCGGTCAAGGACGCGCTGATCCTCGGGGCCGTGGCGCTGGTGTTCGCGATCGTGTTCTTCGCCTGCGGCTTCCTGCCGGTGGTGGGGCAGACGGTCGTGCCGGTGGTCGCGGCGCTGGTGTCGGGCTACTTCCTCGCGGGCGAGCTGACGTCGATCGCGCTGGAGCGGCGCGGGCTGCGGCGCCGGGACCGGTTCACGCGGCTGAAGGCGCACCGCCCGCTCGCCGTCGGGTTCGGCGCGGCGACCTTTGTGGTGTTTCTCATCCCGCTGGGCGCGGTGCTCGCGATGCCCGGCGCGGTGGCCGGCGGGACGCTGCTGGCACGGGAACGCCTGGCCGACGACCCGTCGGCCGAGGCGGGCCTGACGAGTCCCGGGTGA
- a CDS encoding SDR family NAD(P)-dependent oxidoreductase: MERRIAIVTGGTSGIGKEIARGLARAGMLVGIVCRNELRAAATVEELTADVPGARVETFIGDLSVQMDVRRVAASLEERFDRLDVLVDNAGVYLLRAKVSADGYDRVIATNHLGPFLLTNLLLGLLEKGAPSRVVVVASEAHRFSDRLDVERMAEPGSYGPAGALRVYGRSKLLNILFAQELARRMEGSGVTANAVCPGFVATSLGRDVRGTERVMALFSHTPVMRTPAQGARMALRLALDEEFEGRSGGYYTSAPGAGMLPTVEALKDPELRRAVWDRSVRLVGLPAL, encoded by the coding sequence ATGGAGCGCAGGATCGCGATCGTCACCGGGGGGACGTCCGGGATCGGAAAGGAGATCGCACGGGGGCTGGCCCGGGCGGGGATGCTGGTGGGGATCGTCTGCCGGAACGAGCTGCGCGCCGCGGCGACCGTGGAGGAGCTGACGGCGGACGTGCCGGGCGCGCGGGTCGAGACGTTCATCGGGGACCTGTCGGTGCAGATGGACGTCCGGCGGGTGGCGGCGTCGCTGGAGGAGCGGTTCGACCGGCTGGACGTGCTGGTCGACAACGCGGGCGTGTACCTGCTGCGGGCCAAGGTCAGCGCGGACGGGTACGACCGCGTGATCGCGACGAACCACCTGGGGCCGTTCCTGCTGACGAATCTGCTGCTGGGGCTGCTGGAGAAGGGCGCGCCGTCGCGGGTGGTCGTCGTGGCGTCGGAGGCGCACCGGTTCTCGGACCGGCTCGACGTCGAGCGGATGGCCGAGCCCGGATCGTACGGCCCGGCCGGGGCGCTGCGCGTGTACGGGCGGTCGAAGCTGCTCAACATCCTGTTCGCGCAGGAACTGGCCAGGCGGATGGAGGGCAGCGGCGTCACGGCGAACGCGGTCTGCCCGGGCTTCGTCGCGACGAGTCTGGGCAGGGACGTCCGCGGGACCGAGCGCGTGATGGCCCTGTTCTCGCACACCCCGGTGATGCGGACCCCGGCGCAGGGGGCGCGGATGGCGTTGCGGCTCGCGCTGGACGAGGAGTTCGAGGGGCGCAGCGGCGGCTACTACACCTCGGCGCCGGGCGCAGGGATGCTGCCGACGGTCGAGGCCTTGAAGGATCCGGAGCTGCGGCGGGCGGTGTGGGACCGTTCTGTCCGCCTTGTGGGGCTGCCTGCCCTATAG
- a CDS encoding TIGR03619 family F420-dependent LLM class oxidoreductase, with protein sequence MRFTYAEAMTDPSFYLPLAKAAEEAGYTSMSVADSLVYPKESDSVYPYTADGNREFLEDKPFIETFTLIAAMGAVTTRLRFTPFVLKLPVRPPVLVAKQATSIACLTGGRLGLGVGLSPWREDFEVMGVPWERRGRRMDEAIDIVRGLSGGEYFEYHGEHFDVPAIKICPARPFPILVGGHSEAALRRAVVRGDGWMHAGGGDDLDDLLARLDRIREAEGKAGDPFEVHVISMDAYTPDGVRRLEDRGVTDVIVGFRMPYAKGPDTEPLDKKIEHLERFAETVIAKTAS encoded by the coding sequence ATGAGGTTCACCTACGCCGAGGCCATGACGGATCCGTCGTTCTACCTCCCGCTGGCCAAGGCCGCCGAGGAGGCCGGGTACACGAGCATGTCGGTCGCCGACTCGCTGGTGTACCCGAAGGAGTCGGACTCGGTGTATCCGTACACCGCGGACGGGAACCGGGAGTTCCTGGAGGACAAGCCCTTCATCGAGACGTTCACACTGATCGCGGCCATGGGGGCGGTGACCACCCGGCTGCGGTTCACGCCGTTCGTGCTCAAACTGCCGGTGCGTCCCCCCGTCCTGGTGGCGAAGCAGGCGACGTCGATCGCGTGCCTGACCGGCGGGCGGCTCGGCCTCGGCGTCGGGCTCAGCCCCTGGCGCGAGGACTTCGAGGTGATGGGCGTCCCGTGGGAGCGGCGCGGCAGGCGGATGGACGAGGCCATCGACATCGTCCGGGGGCTGAGCGGCGGCGAGTACTTCGAGTACCACGGCGAGCACTTCGACGTCCCGGCGATCAAGATCTGCCCGGCGCGCCCCTTCCCGATCCTGGTCGGCGGGCACAGCGAGGCCGCGCTGCGCCGCGCCGTCGTGCGCGGGGACGGCTGGATGCACGCGGGCGGCGGCGACGACCTGGACGACCTGCTGGCCCGGCTGGACCGGATCCGCGAGGCGGAGGGCAAGGCCGGCGACCCCTTCGAGGTGCACGTGATCTCGATGGACGCCTACACGCCCGACGGCGTGCGGCGGCTGGAGGACAGGGGCGTCACCGACGTGATCGTCGGCTTCCGGATGCCCTACGCCAAGGGTCCCGACACCGAGCCGCTGGACAAGAAGATCGAGCACCTCGAACGGTTCGCCGAGACCGTCATCGCCAAGACCGCCTCCTGA